In Microbacterium enclense, one genomic interval encodes:
- a CDS encoding VanZ family protein: MYALGVWWMTLRPSIYDDGVGGILNAVLRGLRAWPPTAWITFDVVEFTANVAMFLPLGLLAIAWGGRWWHGVLMGALVSATIETVQLLFLPTRVADVRDVVANTLGAVIGVAIAGAVSRRRSRSQDSHNSRHRKLIDTSAQ; the protein is encoded by the coding sequence GTGTATGCGTTGGGTGTGTGGTGGATGACACTGCGCCCGTCGATCTACGACGACGGGGTGGGTGGCATCCTGAACGCCGTCCTCCGCGGCCTTCGCGCGTGGCCTCCCACCGCGTGGATCACCTTCGACGTGGTGGAGTTCACCGCGAACGTGGCGATGTTCCTCCCCCTCGGCCTCCTCGCGATCGCCTGGGGAGGCCGGTGGTGGCACGGCGTCCTGATGGGCGCGCTCGTGAGCGCGACCATCGAGACGGTGCAATTGCTCTTCCTGCCGACGCGGGTCGCCGACGTCCGCGACGTCGTCGCGAACACGCTCGGCGCGGTCATCGGTGTGGCGATCGCGGGGGCTGTCAGCCGGCGACGATCCCGCTCTCAGGATTCCCATAACTCACGCCATAGAAAGCTCATAGATACGAGCGCACAATGA
- the gndA gene encoding NADP-dependent phosphogluconate dehydrogenase, translated as MTSTPSPTGPSTDQDQAPHKAAQVHEGAPGIEEVERPTAEADSRPEGEGDARANIGVVGLAVMGSNLARNLASREGNTVAVFNRSADKTEHLVETHPEANFVPSFSYEDFAASLSVPRTAIIMVKAGRPTDFVIDELVKVFEPGDIIVDGGNALFTDTIRREKAVRDTGINYVGMGVSGGEEGALLGPSLMPGGSDESWITLGPILKTIAAVAEGEPCVTHVGHDGAGHFVKMVHNGIEYADMQLIAEAYDLIRQATGKTPAEIANVFAEWNRGELESYLIEITAEVLRQVDAETGKPLVDVILDQAGAKGTGAWTVQTALDLGVPVSGIAEATFARSLSSHPEQRSVSRDLPGPDDTLGVEHLTGEDADAFIEQVRLALYASKIVAYSQGFDEIRAGAAQYGWNIDLGAVSKIWRGGCIIRAQFLNRIAEAYDAEPELPVLLTAPYFVEALGRAQASWRNIVALAAAAGIPAPAFSSSLAYYDGLRAERLPAALIQGQRDFFGAHTYRRIDKEGTFHTLWSGDRTEIEAEDTH; from the coding sequence ATGACGTCGACCCCCTCTCCGACCGGACCCTCGACCGACCAGGACCAGGCCCCGCACAAGGCCGCACAGGTGCACGAGGGTGCGCCCGGCATCGAAGAGGTCGAGCGCCCCACCGCCGAGGCGGACTCCCGCCCGGAGGGCGAGGGCGACGCCCGCGCGAACATCGGCGTCGTCGGGCTCGCGGTGATGGGCTCGAACCTGGCCCGCAATCTCGCCAGCCGCGAGGGCAACACCGTGGCCGTCTTCAACCGCAGCGCCGACAAGACCGAACACCTCGTCGAGACGCATCCCGAGGCGAACTTCGTCCCCTCCTTCTCCTACGAGGATTTCGCGGCGTCGCTGTCGGTCCCGCGCACCGCCATCATCATGGTCAAGGCCGGCCGACCCACCGACTTCGTCATCGACGAGCTCGTGAAGGTCTTCGAGCCCGGCGACATCATCGTCGACGGCGGCAACGCCCTGTTCACCGACACCATCCGCCGCGAGAAGGCCGTGCGCGACACCGGCATCAACTACGTCGGCATGGGTGTCTCCGGCGGCGAGGAGGGAGCCCTCCTCGGCCCTTCGCTCATGCCCGGAGGCTCGGACGAGTCGTGGATCACGCTCGGCCCGATCCTCAAGACCATCGCCGCCGTCGCCGAGGGCGAGCCCTGCGTGACGCACGTCGGCCACGACGGTGCCGGCCACTTCGTCAAGATGGTGCACAACGGCATCGAGTACGCCGACATGCAGCTCATCGCCGAGGCGTACGATCTCATCCGCCAGGCCACCGGCAAGACGCCCGCCGAGATCGCCAACGTGTTCGCCGAGTGGAACCGCGGCGAGTTGGAGTCGTACCTCATCGAGATCACCGCCGAGGTGCTGCGTCAGGTCGACGCCGAGACCGGCAAGCCGCTCGTCGACGTCATCCTCGACCAGGCCGGCGCCAAGGGCACCGGGGCGTGGACCGTGCAGACCGCTCTCGACCTGGGCGTTCCCGTCTCCGGCATCGCTGAGGCCACCTTCGCCCGTTCGCTGTCGAGCCACCCCGAGCAGCGCTCGGTCTCGCGCGACCTGCCCGGCCCCGACGACACCCTCGGTGTCGAGCACCTCACCGGTGAAGACGCCGACGCGTTCATCGAGCAGGTGCGCCTGGCCCTCTACGCGTCCAAGATCGTCGCGTACAGCCAGGGATTCGACGAGATCCGCGCGGGAGCCGCGCAGTACGGCTGGAACATCGACCTCGGTGCGGTGTCGAAGATCTGGCGCGGCGGCTGCATCATCCGCGCGCAGTTCCTGAACCGCATCGCGGAAGCCTACGATGCCGAGCCCGAGCTGCCCGTGCTGCTGACGGCACCGTACTTCGTCGAAGCCCTCGGGCGCGCGCAGGCGTCGTGGCGCAACATCGTGGCCCTCGCCGCCGCCGCCGGCATCCCGGCCCCGGCCTTCAGCTCGTCGCTGGCGTACTACGACGGCCTGCGTGCCGAGCGTCTGCCCGCGGCCCTCATCCAGGGTCAGCGCGACTTCTTCGGCGCCCACACCTACCGCCGCATCGACAAGGAGGGGACGTTCCACACCCTCTGGTCGGGCGACCGCACCGAGATCGAGGCCGAAGACACCCACTGA
- a CDS encoding gluconokinase, which translates to MTSAPLASAHVEAENSAEPAASPPILVFMGPAGTGKSTVAGMLAGRLGWDFQEGDDLHPAENVAKMASGHALNDDDRWPWLDRVAAWIDGQIAAGRPGIITCSALRRRYRDVLRRDDVTFVLLMGDPALVLERLLRRQGHYMPPSLLTSQFETLEIPDADEQAIRVDLDLTPQEQVQEVVDRLHLSPA; encoded by the coding sequence ATGACATCTGCCCCGCTGGCATCGGCCCACGTCGAGGCGGAGAACTCCGCCGAACCTGCGGCATCCCCACCCATCCTCGTGTTCATGGGTCCCGCCGGGACCGGTAAGTCCACCGTGGCCGGCATGCTCGCCGGGCGTCTGGGGTGGGACTTCCAGGAGGGCGACGACCTGCACCCGGCCGAGAACGTCGCGAAGATGGCCTCCGGACACGCGCTGAACGACGACGATCGCTGGCCCTGGCTCGACCGTGTCGCCGCGTGGATCGACGGGCAGATCGCCGCCGGGCGCCCGGGCATCATCACGTGCTCGGCCCTCCGGCGCCGCTACCGCGACGTGCTGCGCCGCGACGATGTCACCTTCGTCCTTCTCATGGGCGATCCCGCCCTCGTGCTGGAACGCCTGCTGCGCCGCCAGGGGCACTACATGCCCCCGTCGCTGCTCACCTCGCAGTTCGAGACCCTCGAGATCCCGGATGCCGATGAGCAGGCGATCCGGGTAGACCTGGACCTGACCCCCCAGGAGCAGGTGCAGGAGGTCGTCGACCGCCTGCACCTCTCCCCCGCCTGA
- a CDS encoding gluconate:H+ symporter, which translates to MALSPLPSRSVLAAAETASTAPAGQLITAALIGIALIVVLITWGKLHPFLALTIGGFTTGVVAGMPIATAVTSFTGGFGSTMGGVGILIALGAIYGKLLADSGGADRIVDTLVARATPRSLPWVMGLIGAIIGLPMFFEVGLVLLVPVIILVARRSGVSLMKIAIPTLAGLSAMHGLVPPHPGPLAAIDALDANLGLTLAFGVVIAIPAVIIAGPLFAPIAARWAPVPVPDLFVSAEEKGEEPARRPSFAATLCSILLPVALMLLKAVADIVAPGSTDAWKVVVDFLGLPIIALLLAVLVGFVVLGRGAGFDRAKLTSVVGSSLGPIAGILLIVGAGGGFKQVLVDTGIGKVIADLVAGSSVSVLLLAWLVAVVIRVATGSATVATITAAGILQPLTETLDAPMTALLVLAIGAGSVFLSHVNDAGFWLIKEYFGLNIPQTLKTWTVLECVISVTGLAGVLVISAFV; encoded by the coding sequence ATGGCCCTCTCCCCCCTCCCCTCCAGGTCGGTGCTCGCCGCCGCGGAGACCGCATCGACCGCCCCCGCCGGGCAGTTGATCACCGCCGCCCTCATCGGCATCGCGCTCATCGTGGTTCTCATCACGTGGGGAAAGCTTCACCCCTTCCTCGCGCTGACCATCGGCGGGTTCACGACGGGCGTCGTCGCCGGCATGCCCATCGCCACCGCCGTGACCAGCTTCACCGGGGGATTCGGCTCGACGATGGGCGGCGTCGGCATCCTGATCGCGCTCGGAGCGATCTACGGGAAGCTGCTCGCCGACTCCGGCGGTGCCGACCGCATCGTCGACACCCTCGTCGCCCGTGCCACACCGCGCTCGCTGCCCTGGGTCATGGGACTGATCGGCGCCATCATCGGCCTGCCGATGTTCTTCGAGGTCGGTCTGGTCCTCCTGGTTCCCGTCATCATCCTCGTCGCGCGCCGGTCGGGCGTCTCGCTGATGAAGATCGCCATCCCGACCCTCGCGGGCCTCTCCGCGATGCACGGCCTCGTCCCGCCGCACCCCGGGCCCCTCGCCGCCATCGACGCCCTGGATGCCAACCTCGGCCTCACCCTCGCCTTCGGCGTGGTCATCGCGATTCCCGCCGTCATCATCGCCGGCCCGCTGTTCGCTCCCATCGCCGCCCGCTGGGCACCGGTCCCCGTGCCCGACCTGTTCGTCTCGGCCGAGGAGAAGGGCGAGGAGCCCGCTCGCCGCCCCTCGTTCGCCGCGACACTCTGCAGCATCCTGCTCCCCGTCGCCCTGATGCTCCTGAAGGCCGTCGCCGACATCGTCGCGCCGGGCTCGACCGACGCGTGGAAGGTCGTCGTCGACTTCCTCGGTCTGCCCATCATCGCGCTGCTGCTGGCCGTGCTCGTCGGCTTCGTCGTTCTCGGCCGGGGTGCGGGCTTCGACCGCGCCAAGCTGACGAGCGTCGTCGGCTCCTCGCTCGGGCCGATCGCCGGCATCCTCCTCATCGTGGGTGCGGGCGGCGGCTTCAAGCAGGTGCTCGTCGACACGGGCATCGGAAAGGTGATCGCCGATCTCGTCGCGGGCTCGAGCGTCTCCGTGCTGCTGCTGGCCTGGCTCGTCGCCGTCGTCATCCGCGTGGCCACGGGATCGGCGACGGTCGCCACCATCACCGCGGCCGGCATCCTCCAGCCGCTCACCGAGACGCTGGACGCCCCGATGACCGCGCTGCTCGTGCTCGCCATCGGTGCCGGGTCGGTGTTCCTCAGCCACGTCAACGACGCCGGCTTCTGGCTCATCAAGGAGTACTTCGGCCTGAACATCCCGCAGACCCTGAAAACATGGACGGTGCTGGAGTGCGTGATCTCCGTCACGGGCCTGGCCGGCGTCCTCGTCATCAGCGCGTTCGTCTGA
- a CDS encoding FCD domain-containing protein, with amino-acid sequence MTRERVATASLHDALVERVGSAIVAGELPPGSRLVTADLSEGSSRGAGREAVRVLQALGLVRVQRKTGVEVLPSAAWNVYAPEIIAWRLAGPGRDAQLRELSELRGAIEPLAARAAASHASDAQRQTLVAAVMEMARTERDADGAEYLAADVRFHRTLLAASGNAMFAALGAVVESVLVGRTRHELMPHDANPHAVRWHQDVAFAIAAGRPDEAAQAMRLIVREAGQAMAAAVSAE; translated from the coding sequence ATGACGAGGGAGCGTGTGGCGACGGCGTCGCTGCACGACGCCCTGGTCGAGCGCGTCGGATCCGCCATCGTGGCCGGAGAGCTGCCGCCGGGATCGCGACTGGTCACGGCGGATCTGTCGGAAGGCTCGTCGCGCGGCGCGGGTCGAGAGGCGGTGCGCGTGCTGCAGGCCCTCGGGCTCGTGCGCGTGCAGCGCAAGACCGGCGTCGAGGTGCTGCCGTCGGCGGCGTGGAACGTGTACGCACCGGAGATCATCGCGTGGCGCCTGGCGGGCCCGGGTCGCGACGCCCAGCTGCGCGAGCTGAGCGAACTGCGCGGCGCGATCGAGCCGCTGGCGGCACGGGCTGCCGCGTCCCACGCCAGCGACGCGCAGCGGCAGACGCTCGTGGCCGCCGTGATGGAGATGGCACGCACCGAGCGCGACGCCGACGGCGCCGAGTACCTCGCGGCGGATGTGCGCTTCCATCGCACGCTGCTGGCGGCATCCGGGAACGCGATGTTCGCCGCGCTCGGGGCCGTCGTGGAGTCGGTGCTGGTCGGGCGCACGCGGCACGAGCTCATGCCGCACGACGCGAATCCGCACGCGGTGCGCTGGCATCAGGACGTCGCCTTCGCGATCGCCGCGGGCCGTCCGGACGAGGCGGCTCAGGCGATGCGGCTCATCGTGCGCGAAGCGGGCCAGGCGATGGCGGCGGCGGTCTCGGCGGAGTGA
- a CDS encoding NAD(P)-dependent oxidoreductase, with protein sequence MTALDDENTFSPDRLGVWGLGAMGEPMARHLLAARESLVVHARRERPALIEAGARWATSARDLGAETDAVLVMLPDLPQLEEHLERPDGLLAGIAERPYLLMIGSTSSPVGVRELADRLPENIRVVDCPVSGGEDGATAGRLSIMLGGSPADTDLAASLLAPCGTPVRLGPLGAGEVAKACNQLVVASTILALGEATELAARSGVDPAALWDLLGGGYAGSRLLESRRQRLVTGDDSPSGVAEYMVKDLRFASDVAASTHTRPALLPALRSAFDEIVARGLGGRDIAVTRRFTAERSSAPESA encoded by the coding sequence ATGACTGCGCTCGATGACGAGAACACCTTCTCCCCCGACCGCCTCGGTGTGTGGGGCCTCGGCGCCATGGGCGAACCGATGGCTCGGCACCTGCTCGCCGCACGCGAGAGTCTCGTGGTCCACGCTCGCCGCGAACGCCCCGCCCTGATCGAGGCCGGAGCGCGGTGGGCGACCTCGGCTCGCGACCTCGGAGCCGAAACCGACGCCGTGCTGGTGATGCTGCCCGACCTCCCGCAATTGGAGGAGCACCTCGAGAGACCCGACGGCCTTCTCGCGGGGATCGCGGAGCGCCCCTACCTGCTCATGATCGGCTCGACCTCATCACCGGTGGGCGTGCGCGAGCTGGCGGATCGCCTGCCCGAGAACATCCGGGTCGTCGACTGTCCCGTGTCGGGTGGGGAGGACGGCGCCACGGCCGGACGACTGTCGATCATGCTCGGCGGCTCCCCCGCCGACACCGACCTCGCGGCGAGCCTCCTCGCCCCGTGCGGAACGCCCGTGCGCCTGGGCCCGCTGGGCGCCGGCGAGGTCGCCAAAGCGTGCAATCAGCTCGTCGTCGCCTCCACGATCCTCGCCCTCGGCGAGGCGACCGAACTCGCAGCGCGCTCGGGCGTCGACCCCGCCGCCCTCTGGGACCTCCTCGGCGGCGGCTATGCCGGATCACGCCTGCTCGAGAGCCGGCGCCAGCGCCTCGTCACGGGCGATGACTCCCCGAGCGGCGTCGCCGAGTACATGGTCAAGGACCTGCGCTTCGCGTCCGACGTCGCCGCGTCCACGCACACGCGTCCGGCGCTCCTGCCGGCACTGCGCTCCGCGTTCGACGAGATCGTCGCGCGCGGGCTGGGCGGCCGCGACATCGCGGTCACGCGGCGCTTCACGGCGGAGCGCAGCTCCGCACCCGAGTCGGCCTGA
- a CDS encoding D-2-hydroxyacid dehydrogenase gives MSTQKSLRAVVAVPLREEHCRLIERLEPRIELVRDAALTPPMRGPADWSGDPAYERTADEQRAFDEMVDSAQALFGIPDVDPAALARTVGANPGLRWVMTTAAGGGGQIKAAGLDGDALERIVFTTSAGVHGGPLAEFAVLGVLAGAKGLPRLARQQAEKRWTDRWEMRQIDEMTVLVVGLGGIGAECARRFQALGAEVWGTTRSGAPVEGVDRLIPLHQLAEAVAEVDAIVVTLPGTDQTHHLIDAGILAAVRPGVILASVGRGTVIDENALVVALDDGRVSFAALDVFEVEPLPVDSPLWRHPHVLVSPHTAALSSKEEERIARRFAENATRLLDGAPMRAVVDTVEFY, from the coding sequence ATGTCGACGCAGAAGAGCCTACGCGCGGTGGTCGCGGTTCCCCTCCGCGAGGAGCATTGTCGACTGATCGAGCGCCTCGAGCCCCGCATCGAGCTGGTCCGGGACGCCGCGCTCACGCCGCCGATGAGGGGGCCGGCCGACTGGTCGGGAGACCCCGCGTACGAACGCACGGCCGATGAGCAGCGGGCGTTCGACGAGATGGTCGACTCCGCCCAGGCGCTCTTCGGTATCCCGGACGTCGACCCGGCAGCGCTCGCGCGCACTGTCGGCGCGAACCCGGGTCTGCGTTGGGTCATGACGACCGCTGCCGGAGGCGGCGGACAGATCAAGGCGGCGGGCCTCGACGGCGACGCCCTCGAGCGCATCGTCTTCACCACGAGCGCGGGCGTGCACGGGGGACCGCTGGCCGAGTTCGCGGTGTTGGGTGTGCTCGCGGGCGCGAAAGGCCTGCCGCGGCTCGCGCGTCAGCAGGCGGAGAAGCGGTGGACCGACCGCTGGGAGATGCGCCAGATCGACGAGATGACGGTGCTCGTCGTGGGTCTGGGTGGAATCGGCGCGGAGTGCGCGCGCCGGTTTCAGGCGCTCGGTGCCGAGGTGTGGGGGACGACGCGGTCCGGAGCGCCCGTCGAGGGTGTCGACCGTCTCATCCCGCTCCATCAGCTGGCGGAGGCCGTCGCGGAGGTGGATGCCATCGTCGTCACGCTCCCCGGAACCGATCAGACCCATCACCTCATCGACGCCGGGATCCTTGCGGCGGTCAGGCCCGGGGTGATCCTCGCGAGCGTGGGCCGCGGGACCGTGATCGACGAGAACGCCCTCGTGGTGGCCCTCGACGACGGCCGTGTCTCGTTCGCGGCCCTCGATGTGTTCGAGGTCGAGCCGCTGCCCGTGGACTCACCGCTGTGGCGGCATCCGCACGTCCTCGTCAGTCCGCACACGGCGGCCCTCAGCAGCAAAGAGGAAGAGCGGATCGCGCGGCGCTTCGCCGAGAACGCCACGCGCCTGCTCGATGGCGCGCCGATGCGCGCCGTTGTCGATACGGTCGAGTTCTACTGA
- a CDS encoding IclR family transcriptional regulator: protein MSDEDAGALARDPAPAVGRSIRLLGLLAEAGRALTLTELASGLGVAKSSTANLCLSLEAERMIQRVPLGYRLGIRTAELGGAFAAQFNQVREFYAVCEASPVLSSELVQVAVLDDTDALYLARHEGSLSVRLGTPLGSRLPAALSATGRALLMTHDDETVRSLLSRARALPQLTEKSTIDVEAVIAKLAAARERGWSVDEEESFRGIVGVAVPLEGWAPGDPQLALGVGIPVAEATPERRERVGVALREAAAALTNPFSATRSA, encoded by the coding sequence ATGAGCGATGAGGACGCGGGTGCGCTCGCGCGTGATCCGGCTCCGGCGGTCGGTCGGAGCATCCGGCTTCTCGGCCTGCTGGCGGAGGCGGGCCGCGCGCTCACGCTGACGGAGCTCGCGTCCGGCCTCGGGGTGGCGAAGTCGTCGACCGCGAACCTCTGCCTCTCCCTCGAAGCAGAGCGGATGATCCAGCGCGTTCCGCTCGGATACCGCCTCGGTATCCGGACGGCGGAGCTCGGCGGGGCGTTCGCGGCACAGTTCAACCAGGTCCGTGAGTTCTACGCCGTGTGCGAGGCATCGCCGGTGCTCTCGAGCGAGCTCGTGCAGGTCGCGGTGCTCGACGACACCGATGCTTTGTACCTCGCGCGTCACGAGGGCTCCCTGTCGGTCCGCTTGGGGACTCCTCTCGGCTCTCGGTTGCCAGCCGCCCTCTCGGCCACGGGTCGTGCGCTGCTCATGACCCACGACGACGAGACCGTCCGTTCGCTCCTGTCCCGCGCTCGTGCTCTCCCGCAACTCACCGAGAAGAGCACGATCGACGTCGAGGCCGTGATCGCGAAACTGGCCGCCGCTCGAGAGCGGGGGTGGTCGGTCGACGAAGAGGAGTCGTTCCGCGGCATCGTCGGCGTCGCCGTACCCCTGGAGGGGTGGGCCCCCGGTGACCCGCAACTCGCTCTCGGCGTGGGCATCCCGGTGGCGGAGGCCACGCCGGAGCGCAGAGAGCGGGTCGGCGTCGCGCTCCGCGAGGCCGCCGCCGCCCTGACGAATCCCTTCAGCGCGACGCGCTCGGCCTGA
- a CDS encoding MFS transporter translates to MAVTTSSTPTPQPTDDPEYAANLRRATLASSIGSALEYFDFALYGLSTALIFNVLFFSQDNPALATVAAFATYGVGFLARPFGGLFFGVLGDKLGRKWVLVITILLMGGASTAIGLLPTYEAVGILAPILLVVMRLLQGFGAGAEQAGATVLMAEYAPVKRRGFFSALPFIGIQAGTLLAAVVFSLISLLPEEQLLSWGWRVPFLASFVLILLALFIRMRLRETPTFIELEKSEQIAERPVRDIFTRGLPGIIVGIGLRMAENGGSYMFNTLALTFFVASVGGQADRSLLTWGVTLGSLIGIFSVPLTGALSDRMGRRTVYRAGALFMLVFTFPAWWLISLGSYPITIAVIAIGIGVAVNSMLGPQCAMLPELFGNRHRYLGVAMAREISAVLAGGLAGVLGAYIIAVSGANWLLLAIYMGTLALITTASTFLVPETVRRDLTRTDDAIKVSRDEAGEGVDATTVTVRTIR, encoded by the coding sequence ATGGCCGTGACCACTTCATCCACACCGACGCCGCAGCCGACGGATGACCCCGAGTACGCCGCGAATCTGCGCCGCGCGACCCTCGCCTCGAGCATCGGCAGCGCGCTGGAGTACTTCGACTTCGCGCTCTACGGGCTGTCGACGGCGCTGATCTTCAATGTCCTGTTCTTCTCGCAGGACAACCCGGCCCTCGCCACCGTCGCGGCTTTCGCAACCTATGGCGTCGGCTTCCTCGCGCGCCCGTTCGGCGGACTCTTCTTCGGCGTCCTCGGCGACAAGCTCGGTCGCAAGTGGGTCCTCGTCATCACGATCCTGCTGATGGGCGGGGCGTCGACCGCGATCGGTCTGCTGCCCACGTATGAGGCGGTCGGCATCCTCGCGCCGATCCTGCTCGTGGTCATGCGCTTGCTGCAGGGCTTCGGCGCCGGTGCCGAGCAGGCCGGCGCGACGGTCCTCATGGCCGAGTACGCCCCCGTCAAGCGGCGCGGCTTCTTCTCCGCGCTGCCCTTCATCGGCATCCAGGCGGGCACGCTGCTCGCCGCCGTCGTGTTCAGCCTGATCTCCCTGCTGCCCGAGGAGCAGCTGCTCAGCTGGGGTTGGCGCGTGCCGTTCCTCGCGTCGTTCGTGCTCATCCTGCTCGCGCTGTTCATCCGCATGCGTCTGCGTGAGACGCCCACCTTCATCGAGCTCGAGAAGAGCGAGCAGATCGCCGAGCGCCCGGTCCGCGACATCTTCACGCGGGGCCTGCCGGGCATCATCGTCGGCATCGGTCTGCGCATGGCCGAGAACGGCGGGTCGTACATGTTCAACACGCTCGCGCTGACGTTCTTCGTGGCCTCCGTGGGCGGCCAGGCCGACCGCAGTCTCCTCACGTGGGGGGTCACGCTCGGTTCGCTCATCGGCATCTTCTCCGTGCCGCTGACCGGCGCGCTGTCCGACCGGATGGGGCGGCGCACCGTGTACCGCGCGGGTGCGCTGTTCATGCTCGTCTTCACGTTCCCGGCGTGGTGGCTCATCTCGCTCGGGAGCTATCCGATCACGATCGCCGTGATCGCGATCGGCATCGGCGTCGCCGTCAACTCCATGCTCGGACCCCAGTGCGCGATGCTCCCCGAGCTGTTCGGCAACCGTCACCGCTATCTCGGCGTGGCCATGGCTCGCGAGATCTCGGCCGTGCTGGCCGGTGGCCTGGCCGGTGTGCTCGGGGCGTACATCATCGCCGTGTCCGGGGCGAACTGGCTCCTGCTGGCGATCTACATGGGAACCCTGGCGCTCATCACCACCGCGTCGACCTTCCTCGTGCCCGAGACCGTGCGCCGCGACCTGACGCGCACCGACGACGCGATCAAGGTCTCGCGCGACGAGGCGGGCGAGGGCGTGGATGCCACGACCGTCACGGTCCGGACCATCCGATGA
- a CDS encoding fumarylacetoacetate hydrolase family protein, whose protein sequence is MTRIARVQTPQGTRTVRLDGGALIPIDDPYVAFARGTEPADAGGAVQGTLLAPCVPTVVVGIAQNGPGHPSPVQAWLKSPRTVTGPDQAVSLRRDAGTTVAEAEVAVVIGRDTIGLTADTAHEYVLGITAVNDLSSPDRAVADPRNFESKSGAGYTPLGPWIDTSIDLDDDVSLRLIVDGETVADTSSGRYPMSMRACLAYVTRWTTLGPGDVIMMGAPFSASPIRPGVTVEVAVGDLRLRTPTR, encoded by the coding sequence ATGACCCGCATCGCCCGCGTGCAGACGCCCCAGGGGACGCGCACCGTCCGTCTCGACGGTGGTGCCCTCATTCCGATCGACGACCCGTATGTCGCGTTCGCGCGCGGAACGGAGCCGGCGGATGCCGGTGGCGCGGTGCAGGGGACGCTCCTGGCGCCGTGCGTCCCCACGGTCGTCGTGGGGATCGCCCAGAACGGCCCCGGGCACCCGTCGCCCGTGCAGGCGTGGCTGAAGAGCCCGCGCACGGTCACCGGCCCCGACCAGGCGGTGTCGCTCCGGCGCGACGCCGGGACGACGGTCGCCGAGGCGGAGGTGGCCGTCGTGATCGGGCGAGACACCATCGGACTGACCGCCGACACGGCGCACGAGTACGTTCTCGGGATCACCGCGGTCAACGATCTGTCGAGCCCCGATCGGGCGGTGGCGGATCCGCGCAACTTCGAATCGAAGTCGGGGGCGGGGTACACCCCGCTCGGCCCGTGGATCGACACGTCGATCGACCTCGACGACGACGTGTCCCTGCGGTTGATCGTCGACGGGGAGACGGTGGCCGACACGTCGTCGGGGCGGTACCCGATGTCGATGCGCGCGTGCCTCGCCTACGTGACGAGGTGGACGACGCTGGGTCCGGGGGACGTGATCATGATGGGTGCGCCGTTCTCGGCATCCCCGATCCGTCCCGGAGTCACGGTCGAGGTCGCGGTGGGAGACCTGCGGTTGCGGACACCGACGCGCTGA
- a CDS encoding 50S ribosomal protein L25/general stress protein Ctc, producing the protein MSEDNKVVAELRENFGKGFARRLRAAGKIPAVIYGHGTEPQHVALPGHQTALLIRRANALLDLDIAGKSQLVLVKDVQKDPVRQIIEHIDLIVVKKGEKVQVDVPVVVVGEPFSGTIAMLDATSVSLEVEATHIPQTVEVDVEGAEDGTQITAADLKLPAGASLVTEPETLIVGVSVPLDTLAAEEEIAEADAEVAEEQSEEAEAGDN; encoded by the coding sequence ATGTCGGAAGACAACAAGGTCGTCGCGGAGCTCCGCGAGAACTTCGGCAAGGGCTTCGCCCGACGCCTGCGCGCCGCGGGCAAGATCCCCGCCGTGATCTACGGCCACGGCACCGAGCCCCAGCACGTCGCGCTGCCCGGTCACCAGACCGCGCTGCTCATCCGTCGCGCCAACGCGCTGCTCGACCTCGACATCGCAGGGAAGAGCCAGCTCGTCCTGGTCAAGGACGTGCAGAAGGACCCCGTGCGTCAGATCATCGAGCACATCGACCTCATCGTCGTGAAGAAGGGCGAGAAGGTCCAGGTCGACGTTCCCGTCGTCGTCGTCGGCGAGCCCTTCTCCGGCACCATCGCGATGCTCGACGCCACCTCGGTGTCGCTCGAGGTCGAGGCCACGCACATCCCCCAGACCGTCGAGGTCGATGTCGAGGGCGCCGAGGACGGCACGCAGATCACCGCTGCCGACCTGAAGCTCCCCGCCGGCGCGAGCCTGGTCACCGAGCCCGAGACCCTCATCGTGGGCGTCTCCGTGCCGCTGGACACCCTCGCCGCCGAGGAAGAGATCGCCGAGGCCGACGCCGAGGTCGCCGAGGAGCAGTCCGAAGAGGCCGAGGCCGGCGACAACTGA